TGGCCGCAAAACACCGCTTACACCAAGTCACGGGCTTTCGTAATGGAACCGGCGCGCGCAAAGATTCTGTGGTCGAAGCCATTTGTACGGTCGCTGCGCAATTGACGCACCGCTGTCGCTGCGACCGAGCGGTCAATTTCGCCGTCGTCATTATCATTTCGTACTGCGGCGGCTGTAAAACTAACTTTTCCGAATGCCCGTTCTTGGGATGCCTTCGACACCGGATACCAGTATGCCATACGGCCCGGAATGATCTTCCGGTCACGCCGGAATGGAGTGGCGGTCAAAAAGACATTTTTCGCATCTAAAAAGTGATTCAAGAATGCTGTCCACGTGTCTGCTGGAACATGGTGTGCTTCATCGAAGATAATTACGTCGAATAGATCGGCAGGAGGATTGGGATCAGCACCGGGAGACAAGCTTTGCGGTGTGGAGATAATGACATCGTAGTCTTCGAGTGCGGCCCATTCGTCGGTAGATGCAGGCCGTCCCTTCTGTCCAAGCACACGTGGATTGCCGATGTCGTTCGGGATGACCCCCAGCTTTCGCAAGGTTG
The Oceanibaculum indicum P24 genome window above contains:
- a CDS encoding DEAD/DEAH box helicase family protein, with the protein product MPYFSDHNLILQPLEMPNTGLRPGQLGSLHSILAHFSVYQEPALISLPTGYGKTAILMAVPFILKANRVLIVEPSDALRKQTTSHFKELSTLRKLGVIPNDIGNPRVLGQKGRPASTDEWAALEDYDVIISTPQSLSPGADPNPPADLFDVIIFDEAHHVPADTWTAFLNHFLDAKNVFLTATPFRRDRKIIPGRMAYWYPVSKASQERAFGKVSFTAAAVRNDNDDGEIDRSVAATAVRQLRSDRTNGFDHRIFARAGSITKARDLV